One Algibacter sp. L3A6 genomic region harbors:
- a CDS encoding phosphoglycerate kinase encodes MKTLNDFNFENKKALIRVDFNVPLNDKFEVTDATRIVSAKPTIIKILEDGGSCILMSHLGRPKGFQDEFSLKHIANKVEDVLGVEVKTVADCIGADVEAAAASLEPGQVLLLENLRFYKEETAGDKDFAEKLSRLGDIYVNDAFGTAHRAHASTTIIAQFFEGKKCFGSLLAQEIESINKVMETGEKPVLAILGGAKVSSKITIIENILDKVDHLIIGGGMAFTFVKAQGGKIGNSICEDDKMPLALEILKLAKEKNVQIHIPVDTVAADDFSNDANTQIVDINEIPDGWEGVDAGPKSRKQFHDVVMQCKTILWNGPLGVFEMESFAGGTIELGNSVAEATKKGAFSLVGGGDSVAAVKQFGFEHKVSYVSTGGGAMLESLEGKTLPGIAAILE; translated from the coding sequence ATGAAAACGCTTAACGATTTTAATTTCGAGAATAAAAAAGCATTAATTCGTGTAGATTTTAATGTGCCTTTAAATGATAAGTTTGAAGTTACTGATGCTACGAGAATTGTATCTGCAAAACCAACAATTATTAAAATTTTAGAAGATGGTGGAAGCTGTATTTTAATGTCTCATTTAGGTCGTCCAAAAGGTTTTCAAGATGAGTTTTCTTTAAAGCATATCGCTAATAAAGTGGAAGATGTTTTAGGTGTTGAAGTTAAAACTGTTGCCGATTGTATTGGTGCAGATGTTGAAGCTGCTGCTGCAAGCTTAGAGCCAGGACAAGTTTTGTTATTAGAAAACTTACGTTTTTATAAAGAGGAAACTGCGGGAGATAAAGATTTTGCTGAAAAACTATCTAGATTAGGTGATATTTATGTGAATGATGCTTTTGGTACAGCACACCGTGCGCATGCATCTACAACTATTATTGCTCAATTTTTTGAAGGTAAAAAATGTTTTGGTAGCTTATTAGCACAAGAAATAGAAAGTATTAATAAAGTAATGGAAACAGGAGAGAAGCCTGTTTTAGCTATTCTGGGTGGTGCAAAAGTATCGTCTAAAATTACTATTATCGAAAATATTTTGGATAAAGTAGATCACCTTATTATTGGTGGTGGTATGGCATTTACTTTTGTAAAAGCACAAGGTGGTAAAATTGGTAATTCTATTTGTGAGGACGATAAAATGCCTTTAGCTTTAGAGATATTAAAGTTAGCAAAAGAGAAAAATGTTCAAATTCATATTCCTGTAGATACTGTTGCTGCAGATGATTTTAGTAACGATGCTAATACACAAATTGTTGATATTAACGAAATTCCTGATGGTTGGGAAGGTGTAGATGCTGGACCAAAATCTAGAAAACAATTTCATGATGTTGTAATGCAATGTAAAACCATACTTTGGAACGGACCATTAGGTGTTTTTGAAATGGAAAGTTTCGCTGGTGGAACAATAGAATTAGGAAACTCTGTTGCTGAAGCTACTAAAAAAGGAGCGTTTTCTTTAGTTGGTGGTGGAGATTCTGTTGCTGCTGTTAAGCAATTTGGTTTTGAGCATAAAGTAAGTTACGTAAGTACTGGTGGTGGTGCTATGTTAGAAAGCTTAGAAGGAAAAACACTTCCTGGTATTGCAGCTATTTTAGAATAG
- a CDS encoding lytic transglycosylase domain-containing protein has translation MNFRFYIVLFIFNISFCYAQEADSTLVQGVKVKDSLVQQTGMMQDSLIDKTTQGVKEILVLKDSSSFKTLKDDAYAAKIDQKWLEELYSNALYDTIYKSVSELKYDPVDYPELSTDTLKARLKRLDARTPFNVEYNPSLESVIKSYLKHRRRHLQTLITASAFYFPMFERELDNQNIPLEIKYLAIVESALKPRAKSRVGATGLWQFMFATGKQYGLDVSSYVDERSDPIKSTIAASKYLSDLYRIFGDWDLALAAYNSGPGNVSKAIRRSGGYRNYWNIRHNLPRETAGYLPAFLANMYIFEYAKEHGFTKYKPEIAYFETDTIRVKRMITLDQVSEVTSVPIEKLQFLNPSYKLDVVPFVEEKNYSLRLPNDVIGTFVNNEDSIYAYAKAEFEKREKPLPQFFEADDKITYRVKSGDYLGKISRLYAVRVSDLKRWNGLRSNSLKIGQRLTIFPKKPHTSTSSAPKAAVKIKPITGEVIYYTVSDGDSLWSISQKFPEVSVQDIKEWNGISGSKLKIGMKLKIAKL, from the coding sequence ATGAATTTTCGATTTTATATAGTTTTATTTATCTTTAATATTAGCTTTTGTTATGCTCAAGAAGCCGATTCTACATTGGTGCAAGGCGTAAAAGTTAAAGATTCCCTTGTTCAGCAAACAGGCATGATGCAAGATTCTTTAATTGATAAAACGACACAAGGTGTTAAAGAAATCTTGGTTTTAAAAGATAGTTCGTCCTTCAAAACATTAAAAGATGATGCTTATGCGGCTAAAATTGACCAAAAGTGGCTTGAAGAACTTTACAGTAATGCCCTTTATGATACTATTTACAAGTCTGTAAGCGAGTTAAAGTATGATCCTGTTGATTATCCTGAATTATCTACAGATACTTTAAAAGCGCGCTTAAAAAGGCTTGATGCGCGTACACCATTTAATGTGGAATATAATCCATCGTTAGAAAGTGTTATAAAGTCGTATTTAAAGCATAGAAGGCGTCATTTACAAACATTAATTACGGCGAGTGCGTTTTATTTTCCTATGTTTGAGCGTGAGTTAGACAATCAAAATATTCCTTTAGAAATTAAATATTTGGCCATTGTGGAATCTGCATTAAAACCACGTGCAAAGTCTAGAGTTGGTGCTACTGGTTTGTGGCAGTTTATGTTTGCTACAGGAAAGCAATATGGCTTAGATGTTAGTAGTTATGTAGACGAGCGTAGCGACCCCATAAAATCGACAATAGCGGCTTCTAAATATTTATCAGATTTGTACCGTATTTTTGGTGATTGGGATTTAGCTTTAGCGGCTTATAATTCTGGTCCAGGAAACGTTTCTAAAGCTATTAGGCGCTCTGGAGGTTACAGGAATTATTGGAATATTCGACATAATTTACCACGTGAAACAGCAGGATATTTACCTGCTTTTTTAGCAAATATGTATATTTTTGAATATGCAAAAGAGCATGGCTTTACAAAGTATAAACCCGAAATTGCTTATTTTGAAACCGATACTATTCGTGTAAAACGCATGATTACTTTAGATCAAGTTTCGGAAGTTACAAGTGTGCCTATAGAAAAATTACAGTTTCTAAACCCTTCATATAAATTAGATGTTGTTCCTTTTGTAGAAGAAAAAAACTATAGTTTAAGGTTGCCAAATGATGTGATAGGAACCTTTGTAAATAATGAAGATTCTATTTATGCTTACGCTAAAGCGGAATTTGAAAAAAGAGAAAAACCATTACCGCAGTTTTTTGAGGCGGATGATAAAATTACCTATCGTGTAAAATCTGGCGATTATTTAGGTAAAATTTCTAGATTGTACGCCGTTAGAGTTAGCGATTTAAAACGCTGGAACGGGCTAAGGAGTAATAGCTTAAAAATAGGGCAGCGATTAACTATTTTTCCTAAAAAACCTCATACTTCAACTTCTAGTGCTCCAAAGGCAGCGGTTAAAATAAAGCCTATTACAGGCGAGGTTATTTACTATACAGTAAGCGATGGAGATTCGTTATGGAGTATTTCTCAAAAATTTCCTGAAGTTTCTGTTCAAGATATTAAAGAATGGAACGGTATTAGTGGTAGTAAATTAAAAATAGGTATGAAACTTAAAATAGCTAAACTTTAA
- a CDS encoding DUF4837 family protein: MRKIIFSAVALILLVSCGDKKTSDKSMLPDSSGNISHVSVVLGNDLWDGSVGEAIRNILGTPIYGLPQDEPMFSVSQIPASVFSGFVTKNRTILKIVPNKEAGIKFVDDVYAKPQKVITVSGKTREEIISTLNANADKIIETFRDVELKERLRQMSKSNHTHTSIEEKLGLTIDFPSIYRIAKESDNFFWVRKEITTGTNNLMIYTLPFDAITRNDSVVNQIIKVRDSVGELYIRGRQDGELKANGDKIESYMITENAYTPFHGETIVDNKPAMETKGLWDLKADFMGGPFINYVIEDKINKRWVVIEGFAFAPSVEKRNYMLELEAIIRSVKIK; this comes from the coding sequence ATGCGAAAAATTATTTTTTCTGCCGTGGCTTTAATATTATTAGTGTCTTGTGGCGATAAGAAAACTTCAGATAAATCTATGTTACCAGATTCTTCTGGAAATATAAGTCATGTTTCGGTGGTTTTAGGCAACGATTTATGGGATGGAAGTGTAGGTGAAGCGATTAGAAATATACTAGGAACACCTATTTACGGGCTTCCGCAAGATGAGCCTATGTTTTCTGTAAGTCAGATTCCTGCTTCGGTTTTCTCTGGTTTTGTAACTAAAAACAGAACGATTTTAAAGATTGTTCCGAATAAAGAAGCCGGAATTAAATTTGTTGATGATGTGTATGCAAAGCCTCAAAAGGTGATTACGGTTTCTGGAAAAACAAGGGAAGAAATCATTAGTACGCTTAATGCAAATGCCGATAAAATTATTGAAACCTTCAGAGATGTTGAGCTTAAGGAGCGTTTACGCCAAATGAGTAAATCGAACCACACGCATACATCTATAGAAGAAAAGCTAGGATTAACTATTGATTTTCCTTCTATTTATAGAATAGCGAAGGAGAGTGATAATTTCTTTTGGGTAAGAAAAGAGATAACAACCGGAACCAATAATTTAATGATTTATACATTACCGTTCGATGCTATAACGCGGAATGATAGTGTGGTTAATCAAATTATAAAAGTAAGAGATTCTGTTGGTGAGTTATACATACGTGGAAGACAAGATGGAGAGTTAAAGGCAAACGGAGATAAAATAGAGTCTTATATGATCACTGAGAACGCTTATACGCCTTTTCATGGTGAAACTATTGTGGATAATAAACCAGCCATGGAAACTAAAGGTTTATGGGATTTAAAGGCCGATTTTATGGGCGGACCATTTATTAATTATGTTATTGAAGATAAAATTAATAAGCGTTGGGTAGTTATTGAAGGTTTTGCTTTCGCACCATCGGTAGAAAAGCGTAACTATATGCTAGAGCTCGAGGCTATTATTAGATCGGTTAAAATAAAATAA
- a CDS encoding twin-arginine translocase TatA/TatE family subunit, with translation MILSNIFLGMIGAPQIILIVVAILLLFGGKKIPELMRGLGSGIKEFKDASKEEEDTASDKKK, from the coding sequence ATGATATTATCAAACATATTTTTAGGAATGATTGGGGCTCCACAAATTATTTTAATTGTAGTGGCTATTTTACTTTTATTTGGAGGTAAAAAAATACCTGAATTAATGCGCGGACTTGGTAGTGGAATTAAAGAATTTAAGGACGCTAGTAAAGAAGAAGAAGATACAGCAAGCGACAAAAAAAAATAA
- a CDS encoding M23 family metallopeptidase encodes MKEKKKKPKKIKRKLLDRYKLVILNENTFEERLSLNLTRLNVFVLISVSAIFLVAATYALIAFTPLREYIPGYSSTALKRKATELNYKTDSLQKSISVNELYYASIKKVLKGDLSPENFNKDSIIQAVQLEASEVDLNPSSADSLLREKVDKEDKYNLFESATSATNFILFPPASGTISASYNIKEKHYAVDIVVAKDTPIKATADGIVIFAEWTASTGYVAIIEHSYGLISVYKHNASLTKAQGDLVKAGEVIATAGNTGDLSTGPHLHFELWNDGYPINPTNFIDFK; translated from the coding sequence ATGAAAGAAAAAAAGAAAAAACCAAAGAAAATAAAACGCAAACTGCTTGATAGGTATAAGCTTGTTATACTTAACGAAAACACGTTTGAGGAGCGTTTATCGCTTAATTTAACGCGTTTAAATGTGTTTGTTTTAATATCGGTGTCTGCTATATTTTTAGTGGCGGCAACCTATGCTTTAATTGCATTTACACCACTTAGGGAGTATATTCCTGGTTATTCTTCAACAGCATTAAAAAGAAAAGCTACCGAATTGAATTATAAAACGGATTCTTTGCAGAAATCAATTTCTGTAAACGAGCTGTATTATGCATCGATTAAAAAGGTTTTAAAAGGCGATTTAAGTCCAGAAAATTTTAATAAAGATTCCATTATTCAAGCCGTTCAATTAGAAGCTAGTGAGGTCGATTTAAATCCATCTTCAGCTGATTCTTTACTTCGTGAAAAGGTGGATAAGGAAGATAAATATAATTTGTTCGAGTCGGCAACATCGGCAACTAACTTTATATTATTCCCTCCAGCAAGTGGAACCATTAGTGCTTCCTACAATATAAAAGAAAAGCATTATGCAGTAGACATTGTAGTGGCGAAAGATACACCAATTAAGGCTACAGCTGATGGTATTGTCATTTTTGCCGAATGGACGGCTAGTACAGGTTATGTGGCGATAATAGAGCACAGTTATGGTTTAATATCGGTATATAAGCACAATGCGAGCTTAACAAAAGCACAAGGCGATTTGGTAAAAGCAGGAGAGGTTATTGCTACTGCAGGAAATACAGGCGATTTATCTACTGGCCCACATTTACATTTTGAGCTTTGGAATGATGGATACCCTATTAACCCAACAAATTTTATAGATTTTAAATAA
- a CDS encoding GH3 auxin-responsive promoter family protein, whose amino-acid sequence MFSLKAALAKPFAKRVFKSIQKWSNNPVETQEKVFRELITKATVTQFGKDHDFISINSHTDFVKRVPVRDYEALKPYVERVVAGEKDILWTGKPLYFAKTSGTTSGAKYIPITKESMPSHVEAARNAILMYIHETGNAKFVDGKMIFLQGSPILKEQNGVQLGRLSGIVAHYVPKYLQKNRLPSLETNCIDDWETKVDAIVEETLPEDMTIISGIPSWVQMYFEKLQEKTGKKVGDIFKNFNLFIFGGVNYEPYRAKFENLIGRKVDSIELYPASEGFFAFQDKQNEKGMLLQLNSGIFYEFIKADEFFNDNPKRITIGAVEVGVNYVMIISSNAGLWAYNIGDTVEFTSVKPYRVIVSGRIKHFISAFGEHVIGKEVEQAMQEATENTDIRVSEFTVAPQINPSEGLPYHEWFVEFENNPEDLSALAKKIDQSLQTQNSYYFDLIKGKVLQPLKITKVEKDGFQNYMKSIGKLGGQNKIPRLSNDRKIVDLLR is encoded by the coding sequence ATGTTTTCATTAAAAGCTGCATTAGCAAAACCCTTTGCAAAACGTGTTTTTAAATCCATTCAAAAATGGAGTAATAACCCTGTGGAAACTCAAGAAAAGGTATTTCGTGAGTTAATTACAAAAGCTACGGTAACTCAATTTGGTAAGGATCATGATTTTATTAGTATAAACTCGCATACCGATTTTGTAAAACGCGTTCCTGTTCGAGATTACGAAGCCTTAAAACCTTATGTAGAACGAGTAGTTGCTGGTGAAAAAGATATTCTTTGGACAGGAAAACCGCTATACTTTGCAAAAACCTCAGGAACAACCTCTGGTGCAAAATATATTCCTATTACCAAAGAAAGTATGCCGAGCCATGTAGAGGCGGCTCGAAATGCGATTTTAATGTATATTCACGAAACTGGCAATGCTAAGTTTGTAGACGGAAAAATGATTTTTTTACAAGGAAGTCCTATTTTAAAAGAACAAAACGGAGTGCAATTAGGACGTCTTTCAGGTATTGTGGCGCATTATGTGCCTAAATATCTTCAGAAAAACAGATTACCATCTTTAGAAACTAATTGTATTGACGATTGGGAAACTAAGGTCGATGCTATAGTGGAAGAAACACTGCCGGAGGATATGACTATTATTTCTGGAATTCCATCTTGGGTACAAATGTATTTTGAGAAGCTTCAGGAAAAAACTGGTAAAAAAGTTGGCGATATTTTTAAAAATTTCAACTTATTTATTTTCGGAGGAGTTAATTACGAACCTTATCGTGCTAAATTTGAAAACCTTATCGGAAGAAAAGTAGATAGTATTGAACTCTATCCGGCAAGCGAGGGTTTTTTCGCTTTTCAAGATAAACAGAATGAAAAAGGCATGTTGCTTCAATTAAATTCTGGCATATTTTACGAGTTTATAAAAGCCGATGAGTTTTTTAATGATAACCCAAAACGAATTACTATTGGTGCTGTTGAGGTTGGTGTAAATTATGTGATGATTATTTCGTCTAACGCTGGGCTTTGGGCTTATAATATTGGGGATACTGTGGAGTTTACTTCAGTAAAACCATATCGTGTTATTGTTTCGGGGCGTATAAAACATTTTATCTCGGCCTTCGGAGAGCACGTAATTGGTAAAGAAGTAGAGCAGGCCATGCAAGAAGCGACGGAAAATACAGATATTCGTGTTTCAGAATTTACTGTAGCACCACAAATTAATCCTTCGGAAGGATTGCCCTATCATGAATGGTTTGTAGAATTTGAAAATAACCCTGAAGACCTTTCCGCTTTAGCGAAAAAAATAGACCAGTCTTTACAAACCCAAAATAGTTATTATTTCGACCTAATAAAAGGCAAGGTTTTACAGCCTTTAAAAATTACAAAAGTTGAGAAAGATGGATTTCAAAATTATATGAAGTCTATTGGTAAATTGGGCGGACAGAACAAAATACCAAGGCTTTCAAACGACCGTAAAATAGTTGATTTATTACGGTAA
- a CDS encoding DUF6909 family protein, with product MSNKKHHERTRAQESSNAIERLYITMRHLFNRGFYKPMGISGETLRSSLLLLRPEIYGSIGDEKAELEGLLYVIDRLPIGIEECMFINLTSDEGYGDSHFEPIIPPKRRRNCYRIDDEQMNIEITRGRSEIYDILTHLTFLFVESHKISTRVLINDEGDTTRDWIKLENAVLSKKKFTQEEREVAITHTANILGRTFKEITDVYSAFATASQPERLLHIVYWLGKLAIEELVGNNKRTITFSPVLRERIGHHIHGEIWSNTIKETLHKNNLLERPIHIISANMHSVMNTLFAPNALKPIVAKKDIFEVYESLSHKENESLRNKISKEALQKGMFYIKDTSGANIDVQIFDTSKIDNSKLDIKASETVLKEKKPVIIVMDYAFGEQAYETIDELLKPYKPKGKEKVHMNVESLSIMGKAGILEGGKGDIMIPSAHIFEGTADNYPFDNELKREDLEGKGVNVYDGSMITVLGTSLQNKDILKFFYNSTWNVIGLEMEGAHYQKAIQAASKVRGSISPDVKVRYAYYASDNPLETGATLASGGLGASGVRPTYLITRTILEQILN from the coding sequence ATGAGTAATAAAAAACATCACGAAAGAACGAGAGCTCAGGAGAGTTCGAATGCTATTGAGCGCTTGTATATTACTATGCGCCACTTATTTAATCGCGGTTTCTATAAACCTATGGGGATTTCTGGTGAAACACTAAGGAGCTCTCTACTTTTATTGAGACCAGAAATTTATGGTTCTATTGGCGACGAAAAAGCCGAACTTGAAGGTTTACTTTACGTAATTGATAGATTACCAATTGGTATTGAAGAGTGCATGTTTATCAATTTAACCAGTGATGAAGGTTATGGAGATTCGCATTTTGAACCTATAATTCCACCAAAAAGACGTCGTAATTGCTACCGTATTGATGATGAGCAAATGAATATCGAAATTACACGCGGTCGCTCTGAAATTTACGATATTTTAACGCATCTTACTTTTCTGTTTGTAGAGTCTCATAAAATTAGCACGCGTGTATTAATTAACGATGAAGGAGACACAACGCGCGATTGGATAAAACTAGAAAATGCTGTTTTATCTAAAAAGAAATTTACACAAGAAGAACGTGAAGTTGCTATTACACATACTGCAAATATTTTAGGCAGAACTTTTAAAGAAATTACAGATGTATATAGCGCATTTGCTACGGCTTCGCAGCCAGAGCGTTTGTTGCATATTGTGTATTGGTTAGGTAAATTGGCGATAGAAGAATTGGTTGGTAATAATAAACGAACTATTACGTTTAGCCCGGTTTTAAGAGAACGTATCGGTCATCATATCCATGGTGAAATATGGTCGAATACCATTAAGGAAACATTACATAAAAATAATTTATTAGAAAGACCAATTCATATTATAAGTGCAAACATGCATAGTGTTATGAATACGCTTTTTGCTCCAAATGCTTTAAAACCTATTGTAGCTAAAAAAGATATATTTGAAGTTTACGAGTCTTTAAGTCATAAAGAAAACGAGAGCTTACGCAATAAAATTTCTAAAGAAGCGTTGCAAAAAGGGATGTTTTATATTAAAGATACATCGGGAGCAAACATTGATGTGCAAATATTTGACACCAGTAAAATTGATAACTCTAAGTTAGATATTAAAGCTTCTGAAACCGTTTTAAAAGAAAAGAAGCCCGTAATTATAGTAATGGACTATGCTTTTGGAGAGCAAGCTTACGAAACGATAGACGAGCTTTTGAAGCCCTATAAACCTAAAGGGAAAGAGAAAGTACATATGAATGTAGAATCTCTATCCATAATGGGTAAAGCAGGTATTTTAGAAGGTGGTAAAGGTGATATTATGATACCATCGGCACATATTTTTGAAGGTACAGCAGATAACTATCCTTTTGATAACGAATTAAAGCGTGAAGATTTAGAAGGGAAGGGTGTAAATGTTTATGATGGTTCTATGATAACCGTTTTAGGAACATCGCTTCAAAATAAAGATATTTTGAAATTCTTTTACAATTCCACATGGAACGTGATTGGATTAGAAATGGAAGGTGCACATTACCAAAAAGCCATACAAGCAGCATCTAAAGTACGTGGAAGTATAAGTCCAGATGTAAAAGTGCGTTATGCATATTACGCTAGTGATAACCCGCTAGAAACAGGAGCAACATTAGCCTCTGGAGGTTTAGGTGCCTCTGGAGTAAGACCAACATATTTAATTACAAGAACCATATTAGAACAAATATTAAATTAA
- the rfbB gene encoding dTDP-glucose 4,6-dehydratase: MKPKSILITGGAGFIGSHVVKLYVQKYPHYKIVNLDALTYAGNLENLKEIELKDNYNFIKGDITEEVFVNELFKKYLFDKVIHLAAESHVDRSIEDPLSFVKTNVIGTLNLLNAFKDTWENNFDNKLFYHVSTDEVYGSLGETGLFDEKTAYNPNSPYSASKASSDHFVRAYGETYGMPYIITNCSNNYGENQFPEKLIPLFINNVINNKPLPVYGDGNYTRDWLYVQDHVEAIDVVFHKGRNKETYNIGGFNEWRNIDLVKLLCRQLDKKLNRKKGSSENLITYVKDRPGHDLRYAIDALKIKNELDWTPSVTFEEGLSKTIDWYLNNPKWLENVTSGAYQLYYEKQYN, encoded by the coding sequence ATGAAGCCTAAGTCTATTTTAATAACGGGAGGAGCAGGATTTATAGGTTCTCATGTTGTTAAATTATATGTGCAAAAATATCCTCATTATAAAATTGTTAATTTGGATGCACTCACATACGCAGGTAATTTAGAAAACCTAAAAGAAATTGAATTAAAGGATAATTATAATTTTATAAAAGGAGATATTACCGAAGAGGTTTTTGTGAATGAGCTCTTTAAGAAATATCTATTTGATAAAGTAATTCATTTAGCTGCGGAGTCTCACGTAGATAGGTCTATAGAAGACCCTTTATCTTTTGTTAAAACAAATGTTATAGGGACTTTAAACTTGTTGAATGCTTTTAAAGATACTTGGGAGAATAATTTTGATAATAAGCTTTTTTATCATGTAAGTACCGATGAGGTTTATGGTAGTTTAGGTGAAACAGGCTTATTTGATGAAAAAACGGCATATAATCCAAATTCTCCTTATTCAGCCTCTAAGGCGAGTTCAGATCATTTTGTTAGAGCGTATGGAGAAACATATGGGATGCCATATATTATTACAAATTGCTCTAATAATTATGGGGAGAATCAGTTTCCAGAGAAGTTAATCCCTTTGTTCATAAATAATGTAATTAACAATAAGCCATTACCTGTCTATGGAGATGGAAATTACACTAGAGATTGGCTTTATGTACAAGATCATGTAGAAGCTATTGATGTAGTTTTTCATAAAGGAAGGAATAAAGAAACATATAATATTGGAGGCTTTAATGAGTGGAGGAATATTGATTTGGTAAAATTGCTATGTAGGCAATTAGATAAAAAATTAAATAGAAAGAAAGGGAGTTCGGAAAACTTAATAACTTATGTCAAAGATCGTCCGGGTCATGATTTACGATATGCTATTGATGCTTTAAAAATTAAAAATGAATTAGATTGGACGCCTTCTGTAACATTTGAAGAAGGTTTAAGTAAAACCATAGATTGGTATTTAAATAACCCAAAATGGTTGGAGAATGTAACTAGCGGAGCTTATCAATTATACTACGAAAAACAGTATAATTAA
- the rfbA gene encoding glucose-1-phosphate thymidylyltransferase RfbA — protein MKGIILAGGSGTRLHPLTLSISKQLMPVYDKPMIYYPLSTLIYAGIKEILIISTPKDLPLFQDLLGDGTKYGCRFEYAAQEKPNGLAEAFIIGSDFIGKDKVALILGDNIFYGTGLAKLLQANNEPNGGIIYAYRVQDPERYGVVEFDEDGHAISIEEKPESPKSNFAVPGIYFYDNSVVEIAKKLSPSKRGELEITDINKVYLNQGNLHVSILDRGTAWLDTGTFQSLMQAAQFVEVIEERQGLKIGAIEGAAFEMGLINEEELKVLAEPLLKSGYGKNLLGLLKKE, from the coding sequence ATGAAAGGAATTATATTGGCGGGTGGATCCGGTACAAGACTCCACCCATTAACATTATCTATAAGTAAGCAGTTGATGCCTGTTTATGATAAGCCAATGATATATTATCCTTTATCTACACTTATTTATGCTGGTATTAAGGAGATATTAATTATTTCTACGCCTAAAGATTTACCATTATTTCAAGATTTATTGGGAGATGGAACTAAGTACGGATGCCGTTTTGAATATGCAGCACAAGAGAAGCCTAACGGATTAGCGGAAGCCTTTATTATTGGTTCCGATTTTATTGGTAAAGATAAAGTGGCTCTAATTTTGGGCGACAATATATTTTACGGAACAGGTTTAGCAAAATTGTTACAAGCAAATAATGAGCCTAACGGTGGTATTATATATGCCTATAGGGTTCAAGATCCTGAGCGATATGGTGTTGTAGAATTTGATGAAGATGGTCATGCCATCTCTATTGAAGAAAAACCAGAATCTCCTAAGTCTAATTTTGCTGTTCCAGGTATTTATTTTTATGATAACTCGGTGGTTGAAATTGCAAAAAAATTAAGTCCTAGTAAAAGAGGAGAATTAGAGATTACAGATATTAATAAGGTTTATTTAAACCAAGGAAATCTTCATGTAAGTATTTTAGATAGGGGTACGGCTTGGTTAGATACAGGTACTTTTCAGTCACTTATGCAGGCAGCTCAGTTTGTTGAGGTTATAGAAGAACGTCAAGGTTTAAAAATAGGAGCTATTGAGGGAGCCGCTTTTGAAATGGGTCTTATTAATGAAGAAGAATTAAAAGTTTTAGCTGAGCCTTTACTGAAAAGTGGTTATGGTAAAAACCTACTAGGTTTATTGAAAAAGGAATAA
- the rfbC gene encoding dTDP-4-dehydrorhamnose 3,5-epimerase, whose translation MTVKETELNDCFILEPKVFLDKRGCFIESYNKRIFDELTGQKIDFVQDNESFSKRGVLRGLHFQKGKHAQAKLVRVITGSVLDVVVDLREESNTFGKHFSIELSEDNKKQLFIPRGFAHGFVVLSDAVLFTYKCDNFYNKESESGIIYNDKVLNIDWKLSENEIVVSEKDLILPTFNDLFK comes from the coding sequence ATGACTGTAAAAGAAACCGAATTAAACGATTGTTTTATATTGGAACCTAAAGTGTTTTTAGATAAAAGAGGTTGTTTTATAGAAAGTTATAACAAAAGGATATTTGATGAACTTACTGGACAAAAGATTGATTTTGTTCAGGACAACGAATCGTTTTCTAAAAGAGGCGTTCTAAGAGGTCTTCATTTTCAAAAAGGAAAACATGCTCAAGCTAAGCTTGTAAGAGTGATTACAGGGAGTGTTTTAGATGTTGTGGTTGATTTAAGAGAAGAGTCTAATACTTTTGGAAAGCATTTTTCAATCGAATTATCTGAAGATAATAAAAAACAGTTATTTATTCCAAGAGGTTTCGCTCATGGATTTGTTGTTTTAAGTGATGCCGTCCTTTTTACATATAAATGTGATAATTTTTATAATAAGGAATCCGAATCTGGGATTATTTATAACGACAAGGTTTTAAATATTGATTGGAAACTTTCAGAGAATGAAATTGTTGTTTCGGAGAAAGATTTGATTTTACCAACCTTTAATGATTTATTCAAATAA